In a genomic window of Methanoregula sp. UBA64:
- a CDS encoding PGF-pre-PGF domain-containing protein yields the protein MCTLDNDEYGAVGMKSGVADSRRWARYLTCALILTALCGICAADTGTWITNGPFATVPGNQSIYALAVSPDGSVIYCGTGSGSVFLYSFGILPPAAAFTANTTEGDRPLAVQFTDTTTHLPLRWAWTFGDGNTSVEENPVHTYAAAGNYTVNLTAANSAGTTTATKSGYITVIAPTVQTNSFSSVTTGVSTTTNGTTQNVTIDTTTAHVTTDGDKVTLNTTGSSWSSVAITMTGPVDTSSSTIDGTVSSVTAVTDRVTASAGSAGTPSVQIQLNMSEVPQSTAAITQTITKDPSPTARTSFTVAAASAGKQIDDIAYTLNVRKTDLANAGDGGIITSATLTMTVSSDWVTAHGGTNNIVVMRRADDGTTQILTPSITGPDASGYYILTVYSPNGLSTFSVAAVSAVSSGGSSSGSGGDSSDSSSATLRYGSAGHISSLTKSLASLSAGESATLTVNQGVSASAPAGITAVTITAATGIPSTDLVVSDRTDVGTSQLSGRPVAGIISIEPSGVNPSAIKSAAIAFAVSSDWLSANNLAPSDVVLARNTNGNWVDLPTTFAYSSGGLDYFTATTPGFSYFAVTKKASAAATTAVTGTLAATATGLVTTAPAMAAVTTHGTGVMAAAPVRTTAVPVFAGTTGGVPVMAVVLIGAGVAVLIGAGWYIRRWWIRRQNPALFMEYD from the coding sequence ATGTGCACACTGGACAACGATGAATATGGGGCTGTCGGCATGAAGAGTGGTGTCGCGGATTCACGAAGATGGGCGCGATACCTGACCTGCGCTCTTATTCTTACTGCCCTTTGCGGGATCTGTGCGGCGGATACCGGCACGTGGATCACAAACGGCCCGTTTGCCACCGTGCCTGGCAACCAGTCCATCTATGCCCTTGCAGTAAGCCCTGACGGCAGCGTTATCTACTGCGGCACCGGGAGCGGCTCGGTCTTCCTATATTCGTTTGGGATTCTCCCCCCGGCCGCAGCCTTTACTGCAAACACAACGGAAGGCGACCGGCCCCTGGCCGTGCAGTTCACCGACACCACCACACACCTGCCGCTACGCTGGGCATGGACGTTCGGCGACGGCAATACCTCAGTGGAGGAGAACCCGGTCCACACGTATGCGGCAGCCGGGAACTACACGGTAAACCTGACCGCAGCTAACAGTGCGGGCACTACCACGGCCACAAAATCCGGGTATATCACGGTCATCGCCCCGACGGTCCAGACCAACAGTTTCTCATCGGTCACCACCGGTGTGAGCACGACAACCAACGGGACCACCCAGAACGTGACCATCGACACCACCACTGCGCACGTGACCACCGACGGGGATAAGGTCACCCTCAATACCACCGGCAGCAGCTGGTCCTCGGTTGCGATCACCATGACCGGACCGGTGGATACCAGCTCATCGACCATAGACGGTACGGTCTCCTCGGTCACCGCAGTAACCGACCGGGTGACCGCATCGGCGGGATCGGCAGGCACCCCGTCCGTCCAGATCCAGCTCAACATGAGCGAGGTCCCGCAGTCAACCGCCGCGATTACCCAGACGATCACCAAGGATCCCTCGCCAACGGCCCGGACCTCGTTTACGGTGGCGGCAGCCAGTGCGGGCAAGCAGATCGACGATATTGCCTACACGCTCAATGTCCGGAAAACGGATCTTGCAAATGCAGGGGACGGCGGGATCATCACATCCGCGACGCTTACCATGACGGTGAGTTCAGACTGGGTCACGGCCCACGGGGGTACCAACAATATCGTGGTCATGAGAAGGGCAGACGACGGCACGACCCAAATCCTGACTCCGTCGATCACCGGCCCGGACGCTTCCGGCTACTATATCCTGACCGTATACTCCCCCAACGGCCTCTCGACCTTCTCGGTCGCGGCAGTCTCGGCCGTGTCGTCCGGGGGCAGCTCCTCCGGTTCCGGCGGCGACAGTTCGGATTCGTCTTCAGCAACGCTCCGGTACGGATCGGCTGGCCATATCTCCTCGCTCACAAAGAGCCTGGCCTCGCTTTCTGCCGGGGAATCGGCAACCCTCACGGTCAACCAGGGGGTGTCCGCATCCGCCCCGGCCGGGATCACGGCGGTTACGATTACCGCCGCAACCGGGATACCCTCGACCGATCTTGTTGTCTCGGACAGGACTGATGTCGGTACCTCGCAGCTCTCGGGCAGGCCCGTTGCCGGTATCATCAGTATCGAACCTTCCGGGGTGAACCCCTCGGCAATAAAAAGCGCCGCGATCGCGTTTGCGGTAAGCTCGGACTGGCTCTCGGCAAACAATCTCGCACCGTCCGATGTTGTCCTTGCCCGGAACACCAACGGGAACTGGGTCGATCTCCCCACAACGTTTGCATATTCGTCCGGCGGCTTGGATTACTTCACGGCAACGACCCCGGGCTTCTCGTACTTCGCGGTGACAAAGAAAGCCTCCGCCGCTGCAACAACCGCAGTCACGGGGACCCTCGCCGCAACGGCCACCGGTCTTGTGACCACAGCACCGGCAATGGCAGCGGTTACCACTCACGGTACCGGGGTCATGGCTGCGGCCCCGGTCCGGACAACAGCGGTCCCGGTATTTGCAGGAACTACCGGAGGGGTCCCGGTCATGGCGGTTGTCCTGATCGGCGCCGGTGTCGCGGTGCTCATCGGCGCCGGATGGTATATCCGCCGCTGGTGGATCAGAAGGCAGAACCCGGCGCTGTTTATGGAGTACGACTAG
- the speB gene encoding agmatinase — protein sequence MDDDLEKMAAQCKTFTKEMMDNPYRGIATFYGLPCTESLENLDIALIGVPFDLGVTNRSGARMGPRELRNQSREVGAYNHCTRSTPCADHRIADVGDVPFRSVYRIEEALDDIAAFYHAVAGAGVTPVTAGGDHAITFPILRGLAPQEKVCLVHFDSHCDTAPPIHGCGCGHGSPMKNAVEAGLVDPAHSLQIGIRGSSEPLWEFSYASGMRVIHIEEFYELGWKNVVQEIQKTVGGRPVYLSFDIDCLDPAFAPGTGTPVAGGMSTFEALQTVRGMRGLDVIGGDLVEVSPPYDHAGITALAGATILFEILCLAAEARKKRNA from the coding sequence ATGGATGACGATCTTGAGAAGATGGCAGCGCAGTGTAAGACGTTCACAAAAGAGATGATGGACAACCCGTACCGCGGGATCGCCACGTTTTACGGCCTGCCCTGTACGGAATCCCTCGAAAACCTCGACATCGCACTCATCGGAGTGCCCTTCGACCTCGGAGTCACCAACCGGAGCGGGGCCCGGATGGGGCCGCGGGAACTGCGCAACCAGTCCCGCGAAGTGGGCGCCTATAACCACTGTACCCGCTCGACCCCCTGTGCGGACCACCGGATCGCAGATGTCGGGGATGTCCCGTTCCGCTCGGTGTACCGCATCGAGGAGGCACTGGACGATATCGCGGCCTTCTACCATGCAGTCGCCGGCGCCGGGGTCACCCCCGTTACCGCGGGCGGCGACCACGCGATCACCTTCCCCATACTCCGCGGGCTTGCCCCGCAGGAGAAGGTCTGTCTGGTCCACTTCGATTCCCACTGCGATACTGCACCGCCGATCCACGGGTGCGGGTGCGGGCATGGCTCGCCGATGAAAAACGCCGTGGAAGCCGGACTCGTCGATCCCGCACACTCCCTCCAGATCGGGATCCGGGGATCGAGCGAACCCCTCTGGGAGTTCTCCTATGCAAGCGGTATGCGGGTCATCCACATTGAGGAGTTCTACGAACTCGGCTGGAAAAACGTTGTGCAGGAGATCCAAAAGACCGTGGGCGGGCGCCCGGTCTATCTCTCTTTTGATATTGACTGCCTCGACCCGGCCTTTGCCCCGGGCACCGGCACGCCGGTTGCCGGCGGCATGTCCACCTTTGAGGCGCTCCAGACCGTGCGGGGCATGCGGGGCCTCGATGTGATCGGCGGCGACCTTGTGGAAGTCTCCCCGCCCTACGACCATGCGGGGATCACTGCCCTTGCCGGGGCAACCATCCTCTTTGAGATCCTCTGTCTTGCCGCAGAAGCCCGCAAAAAGAGGAACGCCTGA
- a CDS encoding TfuA-related McrA-glycine thioamidation protein, translated as MPKTIVFLGPSLDRAAAEKILAAEYRPPAKRGDLTHAIEDGAGIIVLIDGVFHQEAAVAHREVLAAVKKGITVVGASSMGALRAAELHTLGMTGIGKIFGLYRDGKLVSDDEVALVFDPASGYALSEPLINIRCTLKKAEAAGILTAADNAALLAAAQSVFYPQRTYKKIAAAAGDTVDAATRERFLAFAAANPADQKKEDAIAALEYVRDLIRKTG; from the coding sequence ATGCCAAAAACCATCGTCTTTCTCGGGCCAAGCCTTGACCGGGCAGCGGCGGAAAAGATTCTCGCAGCAGAGTACCGGCCGCCGGCAAAACGGGGCGATCTTACTCATGCGATTGAGGACGGGGCGGGGATCATCGTCCTCATCGACGGGGTCTTCCACCAGGAGGCGGCCGTTGCCCACCGCGAGGTTCTTGCAGCGGTAAAGAAAGGGATCACGGTGGTCGGGGCGTCGAGCATGGGGGCGCTCCGGGCCGCCGAACTCCATACGCTCGGGATGACCGGCATCGGGAAGATCTTCGGGCTGTACCGGGACGGGAAACTTGTCTCCGACGACGAGGTGGCGCTGGTCTTTGACCCGGCCTCAGGTTATGCCCTTTCAGAGCCCCTGATCAACATCCGCTGTACCTTAAAAAAGGCGGAAGCGGCCGGCATCCTCACCGCAGCCGACAACGCGGCCCTGCTTGCCGCGGCACAATCCGTCTTCTACCCCCAGCGGACGTACAAAAAGATCGCTGCTGCCGCCGGGGACACGGTTGATGCTGCGACACGGGAGCGGTTCCTTGCGTTTGCTGCTGCAAACCCTGCCGACCAGAAAAAAGAGGATGCCATAGCAGCGCTGGAGTACGTCAGGGATCTCATACGCAAAACCGGGTAA
- a CDS encoding YcaO-related McrA-glycine thioamidation protein: MQIASCKKTYRYETQRAVPLTETLARIEPKVPAAGITRVADITSLDRIGIPVFSCIRPTAEDGAITVYNGKGATVEESKISGIMEGIERYSSEVHDRKVRLDTYEMIAQEGKAVNPKDLILPADTDTDHVFPWVEGWDIANNEPVFVPAQAVFHPLPRNFRQIFRTSTNGLASGNTKEEAIFHALCEVIERDAWSLVEATRDTGPAVADIDDPMLAAMQKKFADAQVDVIVRDITSDVGIPTMAAVADDVLLKDPALLTIGIGTHTSARIAVMRALTEVAQSRLTQIHGAREDTATVDLKMKMGYDRMKRINGYWFKDNGTVDYPALASYDTDDFATDIKNAIDALKKQGLSRVIVVDLTREEIGIPVVRVIVPGLEVYAMDPERRGERLKHAKNHRLSRAKP; this comes from the coding sequence ATGCAGATCGCGTCCTGCAAGAAAACCTACCGCTACGAAACCCAGCGTGCCGTCCCGCTCACTGAAACCCTCGCCCGCATCGAGCCCAAGGTGCCCGCCGCCGGCATCACCCGGGTAGCCGATATCACCAGCCTCGACCGGATCGGGATCCCGGTCTTCTCCTGCATCCGGCCCACCGCAGAGGACGGGGCGATCACGGTGTACAACGGCAAAGGCGCGACCGTGGAAGAGTCCAAGATCTCCGGGATCATGGAGGGGATCGAGCGTTACTCCTCCGAGGTTCACGACCGGAAGGTCCGGCTCGACACCTACGAGATGATCGCGCAGGAGGGTAAGGCGGTCAATCCAAAGGATCTCATCCTCCCGGCCGACACGGACACCGACCATGTCTTCCCGTGGGTCGAGGGCTGGGACATTGCAAACAACGAGCCGGTCTTTGTCCCGGCACAGGCAGTCTTCCATCCCCTTCCCCGGAATTTCCGGCAGATCTTCCGCACGTCCACAAACGGCCTTGCCTCGGGGAACACAAAAGAGGAGGCGATCTTCCACGCCCTCTGCGAGGTGATCGAGCGGGACGCATGGTCGCTGGTGGAGGCTACCAGGGATACCGGCCCGGCGGTGGCAGACATCGACGACCCGATGCTTGCGGCCATGCAGAAGAAGTTCGCCGATGCGCAGGTGGACGTGATCGTGCGGGATATCACAAGCGACGTGGGCATCCCCACGATGGCGGCAGTGGCCGACGATGTGCTCTTAAAAGACCCGGCGCTCCTTACCATCGGGATCGGCACCCACACGAGCGCGAGGATCGCGGTGATGCGGGCGCTCACCGAGGTTGCCCAGAGCCGGCTCACCCAGATCCACGGGGCCCGCGAGGACACGGCAACGGTAGACCTCAAGATGAAGATGGGCTACGACCGGATGAAACGGATCAACGGCTACTGGTTTAAGGACAACGGGACCGTGGACTATCCCGCGCTCGCATCGTACGATACCGACGATTTTGCGACCGATATCAAAAACGCCATCGATGCCCTGAAAAAACAGGGCCTCTCCCGCGTGATCGTGGTGGACCTGACCCGGGAGGAGATCGGAATACCGGTGGTCCGGGTGATTGTCCCGGGCCTCGAAGTGTACGCCATGGACCCCGAGCGGAGAGGGGAGCGCCTGAAACATGCCAAAAACCATCGTCTTTCTCGGGCCAAGCCTTGA
- a CDS encoding Ig-like domain-containing protein: MVNRITKRYGLLSALLVIALLALAAPVAAGTVTINPGNDIGAAIMSAGSSGTVILNPGVYYQSGITVGNAITIRAADGHGPWDTRIDGSRSGNSIFTVSGDYALAIDNLTFQNGVNSSSSGGYGGAINAGSGSVTVISSIFTGCSASSGTGGSGGFGGAINTGSGSVTVISSTFTGCSASSSSGGYGRGGAIYTSGGSVTVTSGTFTWCSAGSSGGSSSGGAIYTENGSVTVTSSTFTGCSASSSGSSSSGGAIYAGSGSVTITSGTFTGCLAGNSGVIVAGSVNITSSTFTGCSVGNSGQIIQVFHGGTIRFCRIYNPGPTEILSRYDYLDASDNWWGTNSDPSAYLSGSIYPYSPWLVLGISASPSTITTGGTSTISANLTYGSDKHPTSGGTVANDIPVVFTVTGGTLSASTVYTDSGIASTTFTPSSTGTAYITATVDGQSVTVPVTVVAGGPATSIVIDPATPSNIYAGISGVGVYTSANGGSTWNPMGRIPRTDIRALAISPASDHAVYAGTYGGGVFRSTTGTTTWNSCTALSNQNVRALVTNSTGAVFAGTDVGIFVSTDECAHWTTMNMGLSA; the protein is encoded by the coding sequence ATGGTGAACAGGATTACGAAACGCTATGGGTTGTTATCTGCACTGCTGGTGATCGCGCTGCTGGCACTTGCGGCGCCGGTGGCAGCAGGCACCGTAACGATCAATCCCGGAAATGATATCGGAGCTGCAATCATGTCCGCCGGCAGCAGTGGTACCGTTATCCTGAACCCGGGGGTATACTACCAGAGCGGTATCACGGTCGGCAATGCCATCACCATCCGGGCAGCAGACGGCCACGGCCCGTGGGATACCCGCATCGACGGCTCGAGATCAGGGAATAGTATCTTCACGGTCTCTGGCGACTATGCTCTCGCCATCGATAACCTGACGTTCCAGAACGGCGTTAACAGCAGCAGCAGTGGAGGCTATGGCGGCGCGATCAATGCCGGAAGCGGCAGCGTGACGGTCATCTCCAGCATATTCACCGGGTGCTCGGCAAGCAGCGGCACCGGCGGCTCCGGAGGCTTCGGCGGCGCGATCAATACCGGCAGCGGCAGCGTGACGGTCATCTCCAGCACCTTCACCGGGTGCTCGGCAAGTAGCAGCAGCGGCGGCTATGGCAGGGGTGGTGCAATTTATACCTCCGGCGGCAGCGTGACGGTCACCTCCGGCACCTTCACCTGGTGCTCGGCAGGCAGCAGCGGCGGCTCCAGCTCAGGCGGCGCGATCTATACCGAGAACGGCAGCGTGACGGTCACCTCCAGCACCTTCACCGGATGCTCGGCAAGCAGCAGCGGCAGCTCCAGCTCAGGCGGCGCGATCTATGCCGGGAGCGGCAGCGTGACTATCACCTCCGGCACCTTCACCGGGTGCCTGGCAGGCAACAGCGGCGTGATCGTTGCCGGAAGCGTCAACATCACCTCCAGCACCTTCACCGGGTGCTCGGTAGGTAACAGCGGCCAGATCATCCAGGTCTTCCACGGCGGCACTATCCGGTTCTGCCGGATCTACAACCCCGGACCGACGGAGATCCTAAGTCGTTACGACTATCTCGATGCATCGGACAACTGGTGGGGCACAAACAGCGATCCCTCAGCGTATCTCAGCGGCAGCATCTACCCGTATTCACCCTGGCTCGTGCTCGGCATCTCGGCATCGCCATCCACGATTACAACCGGTGGGACCTCCACCATCAGCGCGAACCTGACATACGGTTCAGACAAACATCCCACCTCCGGCGGTACGGTTGCCAACGATATACCGGTGGTATTCACCGTCACCGGCGGCACGCTTTCAGCGAGTACCGTATACACCGATTCCGGCATTGCATCCACCACCTTTACCCCCTCATCCACCGGGACGGCATACATTACCGCGACCGTTGACGGCCAGAGTGTAACCGTACCGGTCACGGTAGTTGCCGGTGGACCGGCCACGAGTATCGTCATCGACCCGGCCACTCCTTCAAACATCTATGCCGGGATTAGCGGTGTCGGCGTGTACACCAGCGCCAATGGCGGCAGCACGTGGAACCCGATGGGAAGGATTCCCCGTACGGATATCCGGGCGCTGGCGATAAGCCCGGCCTCAGACCACGCGGTCTATGCCGGCACGTACGGCGGCGGGGTGTTCCGGAGCACGACCGGCACTACAACGTGGAATTCCTGTACAGCCCTGTCGAACCAGAACGTCCGGGCGCTTGTGACAAACTCCACCGGCGCAGTCTTTGCCGGGACGGATGTTGGGATCTTTGTGAGCACGGACGAATGTGCACACTGGACAACGATGAATATGGGGCTGTCGGCATGA
- a CDS encoding nucleotidyltransferase domain-containing protein, whose protein sequence is MSGQEERERITSLIRDAMVSYPSLRVAYLYGSFLSRDDFRDIDIGLLASEQVSREDSLAFASRVADTLEKALGFQYECDVRVINFEPVWFQYEVISTGRAVVVRDENERIDFETRVLIEYQDLKFMYDLFDREYLARA, encoded by the coding sequence ATGAGCGGACAGGAGGAACGGGAACGTATTACCAGCCTGATACGGGACGCGATGGTATCCTATCCCTCCTTGCGGGTGGCATATCTCTACGGATCGTTTCTCTCCCGCGATGATTTCCGCGATATCGATATCGGACTGCTTGCCAGCGAACAGGTTTCGAGAGAGGATTCCCTTGCCTTCGCATCGCGGGTTGCAGATACTCTTGAAAAAGCCCTTGGATTCCAGTACGAGTGCGATGTCAGGGTCATCAATTTCGAGCCGGTCTGGTTCCAGTACGAGGTGATCAGTACCGGTCGTGCGGTGGTTGTCCGCGATGAAAATGAACGGATCGATTTCGAGACCCGGGTGCTCATCGAGTACCAGGATCTAAAGTTCATGTACGATCTCTTTGACCGGGAATATCTTGCCCGGGCCTGA
- a CDS encoding type II toxin-antitoxin system death-on-curing family toxin, producing MPGLTVEKIVEIHDEIIVKFDGTNGVLSESTLHFMIFRVNKIKDVFRRAATVLHAIGSQHPFIDGNKRTALVVAENVLGSEGYYIAADEDTIVEFMLAVASYKCEPGEVEQWLKDHVKTMEH from the coding sequence ATGCCGGGTCTCACCGTCGAGAAGATTGTCGAGATTCATGATGAGATCATCGTGAAGTTCGATGGTACCAATGGTGTCCTGTCCGAATCTACTCTCCATTTCATGATCTTCCGTGTCAACAAGATCAAAGATGTTTTCAGAAGAGCCGCAACCGTTCTGCATGCCATCGGGTCACAACATCCGTTTATTGACGGGAATAAAAGAACTGCACTTGTTGTTGCAGAAAATGTTCTCGGGTCGGAGGGATATTATATTGCAGCGGATGAGGATACCATCGTGGAATTCATGCTGGCGGTAGCCTCATACAAATGTGAGCCCGGCGAGGTTGAACAATGGCTTAAGGACCATGTAAAAACGATGGAACATTAA
- a CDS encoding PAS domain S-box protein, which translates to MPGSVAQTSTMKTNPEKTRLIREALMKNPRGLNVLQVAEKTGINRMSAGRYLEVMATEGLADIQMVGNAKVYFLSKQIPVTTYMEYTSKHYCITDSSLHVVQLNKWIPKTVGMAEEDFIGRSLLDTLKGVVVNVDECREAMERALAGEVSTVIVEENFRGRHKFFEILHMPVQFPDGSRGMMAVSQDITENKKREMALREEGEMYREIVEHLPAVIVALDAEGRIAYISPRVREYGYDPDTLAGRTFTDLVVPDDRTAALAGLATTRRKGAATGIRFRLKDTKGRESWIELSCTAMRDRAGTCTGITGVLHDVPEAAPARPTKKNAAK; encoded by the coding sequence ATGCCGGGATCTGTAGCGCAGACGAGTACCATGAAAACCAACCCGGAAAAAACCCGCCTCATCCGCGAGGCCCTTATGAAAAATCCCCGGGGCCTCAATGTCCTCCAGGTAGCAGAGAAGACCGGGATCAACCGGATGTCTGCCGGCCGGTACCTTGAGGTGATGGCTACCGAGGGACTTGCCGATATCCAGATGGTGGGAAACGCCAAGGTGTACTTCCTCTCAAAGCAGATCCCGGTCACCACGTACATGGAGTATACTTCGAAACACTACTGCATTACGGACAGCAGCCTCCATGTGGTCCAGCTCAACAAGTGGATCCCGAAAACGGTCGGGATGGCCGAAGAGGATTTTATCGGCCGCTCCCTTCTGGATACGCTCAAAGGTGTGGTGGTCAACGTTGACGAGTGCAGGGAAGCAATGGAACGAGCCCTTGCCGGTGAAGTGAGTACCGTCATTGTGGAAGAGAACTTCCGGGGCAGGCACAAGTTTTTCGAGATCCTGCACATGCCGGTCCAGTTCCCGGACGGCTCGCGGGGCATGATGGCGGTAAGCCAGGATATCACGGAGAATAAGAAACGGGAGATGGCGCTGCGGGAGGAGGGGGAGATGTACCGGGAGATCGTGGAGCATCTCCCGGCGGTCATCGTTGCCCTTGATGCAGAAGGGCGGATCGCCTACATCAGCCCCCGGGTAAGGGAGTACGGGTATGATCCGGACACGCTTGCGGGCCGGACATTTACGGATCTTGTTGTTCCGGACGACCGTACCGCCGCTCTCGCCGGCCTTGCCACGACCCGCAGGAAGGGTGCGGCAACAGGGATCCGGTTCCGGTTGAAGGACACGAAGGGGCGTGAGTCGTGGATCGAACTCTCCTGCACGGCAATGCGGGACCGGGCAGGTACCTGCACGGGGATTACCGGGGTGCTCCATGATGTCCCGGAGGCGGCTCCTGCACGGCCCACAAAGAAAAATGCAGCAAAATAA